The Formosa sp. Hel1_33_131 genome window below encodes:
- a CDS encoding zinc-dependent metalloprotease, with the protein MKKLILFTLLLLAFVSIESCISIKSTSKRKAEAAKAAKKPDPKPKKDAIKPYAKVITKDAQSDEGLFTVHKIDDSFFYEIPDTLFDKEMLMVTRISKTASGVGFGGGKQNTQVLRWQKKDKKVILRVVSYEVFAADSLPVHEAVVNSNFEPVLYTFPIKAFSVDSTATVIDVTDLFNKDVKALGLSSRSRKRYKATRLESEKSFIESVKSYPKNIEARHVKTYAATNAPSNSSTGTISIEINNSMILLPEKLMKRRYFDKRVGWFARGQVDYGLDDHRSKEVTFLDRWRLEVKEEDLEKFKAGELVEPKKKIVYYVDRATPEKWRIYIKQGIEDWQVAFEAAGFKNAIIAADPPTPEEDPEWSPEDVRYSVVRYLASPIPNANGPHVSDPRTGEILESDINWYHNVMTLLRRWFFVQTSAINPEARMPEFKDEVMGRLIRFVSAHEVGHTLGLPHNMGSSCAYKVEDLRNAAFTQKYGTAPSIMDYARFNYIAQPEDTGVALMPDVGVYDKYAIAWGYKPILDTTAEAEKETLNSWILEHAGDPMYRFGHQQVGDVVDPSSQTEDLGDDAILASTYGIKNLKRIVPNLIEWTTETGEDYSDLNDMYGQLLSQFSRYMGHVANNIGGVYEQYKTADQAGAVYTYVDKEHQKNALKFINAQLFQTPEWLIDPTIFERIEYSGSIERIRRLQERTLKTILSLGKMARMIENETMNGSDAYTLRSMTRDLRTGIWSELYSGRKIDTYRRNLQRAHMDRLAYLMTVENQSKRRGSDYVKSTAVNTSQSDIRAIVRAELKTLRNLISSSISKTSNGMNKIHLRDAVERINLILDPK; encoded by the coding sequence ATGAAAAAGTTAATTTTATTCACCCTTTTGCTACTTGCATTCGTCTCTATTGAGTCGTGTATCAGCATCAAATCAACGTCTAAAAGAAAGGCAGAAGCTGCCAAAGCAGCTAAAAAACCAGATCCAAAACCTAAAAAAGACGCTATCAAGCCTTATGCAAAGGTGATCACTAAAGACGCACAATCAGATGAAGGATTGTTTACGGTTCATAAAATAGACGATAGCTTTTTTTATGAAATCCCTGACACACTTTTTGACAAAGAAATGTTGATGGTAACGCGTATCTCCAAAACAGCTTCAGGCGTTGGATTTGGTGGTGGAAAACAAAACACACAAGTTTTAAGATGGCAAAAGAAAGACAAAAAAGTAATTTTAAGAGTTGTTTCTTATGAAGTTTTTGCAGCCGATTCCCTCCCCGTTCATGAGGCGGTCGTCAATTCAAATTTTGAACCTGTTTTATATACCTTTCCTATAAAAGCATTTAGTGTTGACTCTACTGCGACGGTGATTGATGTGACTGATTTATTTAATAAAGATGTCAAAGCACTCGGACTGTCTTCCCGTTCCAGAAAACGCTATAAAGCGACCCGTTTAGAAAGTGAGAAATCCTTTATAGAAAGTGTAAAAAGTTACCCTAAAAATATTGAAGCGCGCCACGTTAAAACCTATGCGGCGACCAATGCTCCTTCAAATTCTAGTACAGGAACCATTTCTATAGAGATTAATAATTCTATGATTTTATTGCCTGAAAAGTTGATGAAACGTCGCTATTTTGACAAGCGTGTGGGTTGGTTTGCAAGGGGTCAAGTGGATTATGGCTTGGACGATCACCGCAGTAAAGAGGTGACCTTTTTGGACCGTTGGAGACTGGAAGTTAAAGAGGAAGACTTAGAGAAATTCAAAGCAGGTGAGCTTGTAGAACCTAAAAAAAAGATTGTATATTATGTGGACCGTGCGACGCCTGAAAAATGGCGTATATACATCAAACAAGGGATTGAGGATTGGCAAGTTGCTTTTGAAGCGGCTGGTTTTAAAAACGCCATCATTGCAGCCGATCCACCAACCCCAGAAGAAGATCCTGAATGGAGCCCAGAAGATGTTCGTTATTCGGTGGTGCGCTACCTCGCCTCTCCAATTCCGAATGCCAATGGCCCTCATGTAAGTGACCCACGAACAGGTGAGATTTTAGAAAGTGATATCAATTGGTATCACAATGTGATGACCTTATTAAGACGTTGGTTTTTTGTGCAAACATCGGCTATCAATCCGGAAGCACGAATGCCAGAATTTAAAGATGAAGTGATGGGACGTTTGATCCGATTTGTATCGGCTCACGAAGTTGGTCATACCTTGGGACTGCCTCACAATATGGGAAGTAGTTGTGCCTATAAAGTCGAAGATTTACGCAACGCTGCTTTTACTCAAAAATATGGAACGGCACCTTCCATTATGGATTATGCCCGTTTCAATTACATCGCGCAACCCGAAGATACAGGCGTGGCCTTGATGCCAGATGTTGGAGTGTATGACAAGTATGCCATTGCTTGGGGGTATAAACCCATTTTAGATACGACTGCCGAAGCCGAAAAAGAGACGCTTAACAGTTGGATTTTGGAACATGCTGGCGATCCGATGTACCGTTTTGGTCATCAACAAGTGGGGGATGTCGTAGATCCAAGTTCACAAACAGAAGACCTTGGAGATGACGCTATTTTAGCAAGTACCTATGGGATTAAAAATTTAAAACGTATTGTTCCAAACCTCATCGAGTGGACGACGGAAACAGGAGAAGATTACTCTGATTTAAATGATATGTACGGGCAATTGCTCTCTCAATTTAGTCGTTATATGGGCCATGTTGCCAACAATATAGGGGGTGTTTATGAGCAGTACAAAACTGCCGATCAAGCAGGCGCAGTCTATACTTATGTAGATAAGGAACATCAAAAAAATGCGTTGAAATTTATCAACGCACAATTATTCCAAACTCCGGAATGGTTGATTGACCCAACCATTTTTGAACGTATTGAATATTCCGGTTCCATTGAGCGCATCCGAAGACTGCAAGAACGAACCTTAAAAACAATTTTGAGTTTAGGGAAGATGGCGCGCATGATTGAAAATGAAACCATGAATGGTTCTGATGCATATACCCTCCGAAGTATGACGCGGGATTTGAGAACAGGCATTTGGAGTGAGTTGTACTCAGGACGAAAAATAGACACGTACCGACGGAATTTACAACGGGCTCATATGGATCGATTGGCATATTTGATGACTGTCGAAAATCAGAGCAAACGACGGGGCAGTGATTATGTGAAATCGACGGCTGTCAATACCAGTCAATCTGATATTCGTGCGATAGTAAGAGCAGAATTGAAAACCTTGAGAAACCTGATCAGCTCGAGCATTTCAAAAACTTCGAATGGCATGAATAAAATTCACTTGAGGGATGCTGTGGAACGGATCAATTTAATTTTAGACCCGAAATAA
- the lysS gene encoding lysine--tRNA ligase produces the protein MSQLSEQEIVRREKLSKLRALGINPYPADLFPVTHSSAKVKSDFSEGTKVVLAGRLMRKKIQGKAAFAELQDSEGRIQIYINRDEVCPDEDKSLYNDVFKKLLDLGDFIGIEGELFTTQVGEKTVLVKHFKLLSKALKPLPLPKTDAEGNTYDEFNDPEMRYRQRYADLVVNPHVKEVFVKRTKLFNAMRSFFNEAGYFEVETPILQPIAGGAAARPFMTHHNSLDIPLYMRIANELYLKRLIVGGFDGVYEFSKNFRNEGMDRTHNPEFTAMEIYVAYKDYNWMMEFCEQLLEHCSIAVNGTTKTTFGEHEIDFKAPYARITMADSIKEFTGFDIAGKTEDEIRAAAKDLGVEVDNTMGKGKLIDEIFGEKCEGNYIQPTYITDYPKEMSPLCKEHRENPELTERFELMVCGKEIANAYSELNDPIDQRERFEHQLKLAQKGDDEATEFIDEDFLRALEYGMPPTSGMGIGMDRLIMFLTNNASIQEVLFFPQMKPEKQALVLSDNEKAVFEVLKSNSGIQLADLKTQSGLSNKGWDKGIKGLTSKELAKVYKTDDVLVVEFLG, from the coding sequence ATGTCGCAGCTTTCAGAACAAGAAATTGTCCGTCGAGAAAAACTATCAAAATTACGTGCGTTAGGAATCAATCCTTATCCCGCTGATTTATTCCCCGTAACCCACAGCAGTGCTAAGGTCAAATCTGATTTTTCAGAAGGTACTAAAGTGGTTTTGGCCGGACGTTTGATGCGAAAAAAGATACAAGGAAAAGCGGCATTTGCGGAACTTCAAGACAGTGAAGGCCGTATCCAGATTTACATCAACAGAGATGAAGTTTGTCCTGATGAAGATAAAAGTCTCTATAACGATGTCTTTAAAAAATTGCTCGATTTGGGTGATTTTATTGGGATTGAAGGTGAACTTTTTACCACACAAGTAGGCGAAAAAACAGTGTTGGTAAAACACTTCAAACTGTTATCCAAAGCATTGAAACCCTTACCGCTTCCAAAAACAGATGCGGAAGGCAATACATACGATGAGTTTAATGATCCCGAAATGCGCTACCGTCAGCGGTATGCCGATTTGGTGGTCAACCCTCATGTCAAAGAAGTTTTTGTAAAACGAACTAAACTTTTCAATGCCATGCGTAGTTTCTTTAACGAGGCTGGTTATTTTGAGGTAGAAACGCCCATTTTACAACCGATTGCTGGAGGTGCTGCGGCACGTCCGTTTATGACACATCACAACAGTTTGGACATTCCATTGTACATGCGAATTGCCAATGAATTGTATTTAAAACGATTGATTGTCGGTGGATTTGATGGGGTCTATGAGTTTTCTAAAAACTTCAGAAATGAAGGGATGGACCGTACTCACAATCCAGAGTTTACAGCGATGGAAATTTATGTGGCTTACAAAGATTACAATTGGATGATGGAATTTTGTGAGCAATTGCTAGAACATTGTTCCATCGCCGTGAATGGCACCACAAAAACGACTTTTGGCGAGCATGAAATCGATTTTAAAGCGCCTTATGCTAGAATCACCATGGCGGATTCTATAAAGGAATTTACTGGTTTTGATATCGCTGGAAAAACAGAAGATGAGATTCGCGCAGCGGCTAAAGATTTAGGCGTTGAAGTGGACAACACCATGGGGAAAGGCAAATTGATTGATGAGATTTTTGGAGAAAAATGTGAAGGGAATTACATACAACCGACGTACATCACAGACTATCCAAAAGAGATGAGTCCTTTGTGTAAAGAACATCGCGAAAACCCTGAGCTTACAGAACGTTTTGAATTAATGGTTTGTGGGAAAGAAATTGCGAATGCATACTCAGAATTAAACGATCCTATTGACCAACGCGAACGTTTTGAGCACCAACTAAAATTGGCGCAAAAAGGAGATGATGAAGCAACGGAGTTTATTGATGAAGACTTTTTAAGAGCGCTCGAATACGGCATGCCGCCAACTTCAGGGATGGGCATCGGGATGGACCGTTTGATTATGTTTCTAACCAATAATGCATCGATTCAAGAAGTGTTATTTTTTCCACAAATGAAACCAGAGAAACAAGCATTGGTTTTAAGTGATAACGAAAAAGCGGTTTTTGAGGTCTTAAAATCCAATTCTGGTATTCAATTAGCAGACTTAAAAACACAGTCTGGACTGAGTAATAAAGGTTGGGATAAAGGCATCAAAGGACTGACATCAAAAGAACTCGCAAAAGTCTATAAGACTGATGATGTGCTAGTTGTTGAGTTTTTAGGCTAA
- a CDS encoding YqaE/Pmp3 family membrane protein, which produces MSIWRVIVSILFPPLAVFDKGCGSIVIVFLLTLCGWVPGVIAALVILNNPKS; this is translated from the coding sequence ATGAGTATTTGGCGCGTTATAGTCTCTATTTTATTCCCACCCTTAGCCGTGTTTGACAAAGGCTGTGGTTCCATAGTCATCGTATTTTTATTAACCCTTTGTGGGTGGGTACCTGGCGTGATTGCAGCACTGGTAATTTTAAACAATCCTAAGTCATAA
- the lipB gene encoding lipoyl(octanoyl) transferase LipB, producing MNKGVNIQDLGLKDYKEAWDYQETLFKETIDIKIKNRRESAGLSTPNHLLFVSHPHVYTLGKSGDMSNLLLSEAQLESKGATFYKINRGGDITYHGPGQVVGYPILDLENFFTDIHKFLRFLEDTIILTLEEYGLKAERSPGETGVWLDVGTPFARKICAMGVRASRWVTMHGFALNVNADLGYFDNIIPCGIRGKAVTSLHVELGQTKVDEAEVKVKLLKHFLKLFEATEV from the coding sequence ATGAATAAAGGCGTCAACATACAGGATCTGGGACTCAAAGATTACAAGGAAGCTTGGGATTATCAAGAGACCTTATTTAAGGAGACCATTGATATTAAAATTAAAAACCGTCGCGAATCTGCGGGTTTAAGCACTCCAAACCATTTGTTGTTTGTCAGTCATCCGCATGTCTATACTTTGGGTAAAAGTGGTGACATGTCCAATCTTTTGTTGTCCGAAGCTCAGTTAGAATCCAAAGGGGCTACTTTTTATAAAATCAACCGTGGCGGCGATATTACTTATCATGGCCCCGGTCAAGTGGTGGGCTATCCGATTTTAGATCTAGAAAACTTTTTCACAGACATTCATAAATTTCTCCGTTTTTTAGAAGACACCATTATTTTAACCTTAGAAGAGTACGGCCTCAAAGCCGAACGAAGCCCCGGCGAAACAGGGGTGTGGTTAGATGTTGGAACCCCTTTTGCACGAAAAATATGCGCGATGGGTGTGCGTGCAAGCCGTTGGGTGACCATGCACGGGTTTGCTTTAAATGTTAATGCCGATTTAGGTTATTTTGATAACATCATTCCTTGTGGAATTCGCGGAAAAGCTGTCACGTCTTTGCATGTCGAACTCGGACAAACCAAGGTCGATGAGGCGGAGGTAAAAGTCAAACTTTTAAAACATTTTCTAAAACTTTTTGAGGCGACGGAAGTCTAG
- a CDS encoding ribonuclease HII, translated as MLDLNVSNLEFECGTDEAGRGCLAGPVTAAAVVLPLDFSNEILNDSKQLSHTKRNFLKPIIETQAVSYGVAHIYPKKIDKINILNASILAMHHAIAKLEKVEFISVDGNRFKAFKKVPHQTVIKGDGKYQNIAAASVLAKTYRDAYMEKIHEEFPMYNWKQNKGYPTKEHRAAIRKYGTTKYHRLSFRLLPE; from the coding sequence ATGTTGGACTTAAATGTTTCAAATTTAGAATTTGAGTGCGGTACAGACGAAGCAGGTCGGGGGTGTTTGGCGGGCCCTGTAACGGCGGCGGCTGTTGTTTTACCCTTGGATTTTTCGAATGAAATTCTGAACGATTCCAAACAACTTTCGCATACAAAACGAAATTTTCTAAAGCCCATCATTGAAACCCAAGCCGTTTCTTATGGGGTTGCACACATATACCCTAAAAAAATTGACAAGATAAACATCCTAAACGCCTCTATTTTGGCGATGCATCATGCGATTGCAAAATTAGAAAAAGTGGAGTTTATCAGTGTGGATGGCAATCGGTTCAAGGCATTCAAAAAAGTACCCCACCAGACGGTGATTAAAGGGGATGGCAAGTATCAAAATATTGCTGCGGCTTCAGTATTGGCAAAAACCTACAGAGATGCGTATATGGAAAAAATTCATGAGGAATTTCCGATGTACAATTGGAAACAAAACAAGGGCTATCCGACGAAAGAACACCGCGCAGCGATTCGTAAATATGGGACGACCAAATACCACCGGCTTTCTTTTAGACTTTTACCAGAATAA
- a CDS encoding putative porin, whose product MYKLVLILFCLLLGTTAFSQEKFIPKKSKGLPKNFEPNRQGRDSISDRPSKKVVKNEKANIKDYLIISRKNDTIQLDTTLSIYKEYKFNYLRKDDFELLPFSNMGQTYNTLSENFKSNELQPSFGAHAKHFNYMEVDDINYYHVPTPLTELLYKSGFEQGHLLDALFTVNTSKQFNFSIAYKGMRSLGKYEHILSSTGNFRFTTNYKTKNNRYVVRTHIVMQDILNEENGGLSDEDLLNFESGVKEFLDRPIFDPVFQDAQSSLEGKRFYLDHSYILKERDSLNSNKISVGNILSLEDKYYHFTQATSNSYFGDAFISSKVSDKVTLETFYAEFNARYSNKTLGAFKVNAGYTNYNYGYNSVVILNNQRITNRLLGSVVSFGGTYEKTIGAFALKGDVGLNLTGDLKGNSLNVEAAYAFNEDMDMRASINSNSKAPDFNFQLFQSDYLNYNWQNNFKNQNTKQLAFTLHSKKFGTLQLDYNTLDNYLYFTKDAAINGGVKPFQFDKTVNYIRAKLSNEISFRNFSLNNTVLYQSVMEGEEVYNVPQIVTRHSLYYTNEFFKKALFLQTGVTFSYFSSYYMNRYDPLLAEFYVQNTTEVGDFPRIDFFINAKIRQTRLFLKAEHLNSSFTGYNFYSAPNYPYRDFVVRFGIVWNFFL is encoded by the coding sequence ATGTATAAATTAGTCTTAATTCTTTTCTGTTTGCTCCTTGGAACTACTGCGTTCTCTCAAGAAAAATTCATTCCGAAGAAGTCAAAAGGGTTGCCTAAAAACTTTGAACCCAATCGACAGGGACGAGATTCTATATCCGACCGACCGTCTAAAAAGGTGGTCAAAAATGAAAAAGCGAACATTAAGGATTATTTGATTATTTCCCGTAAAAACGACACCATCCAGTTGGACACAACCTTGTCTATATATAAGGAGTATAAATTTAATTACCTCCGAAAGGATGATTTTGAGCTTTTGCCGTTCAGTAATATGGGGCAAACCTATAACACCTTATCAGAAAACTTCAAATCAAATGAGCTTCAGCCATCATTTGGTGCACACGCCAAACACTTCAACTATATGGAAGTGGATGATATTAATTACTACCACGTGCCCACGCCACTTACAGAGTTACTATATAAGAGTGGTTTTGAACAAGGTCATTTGTTAGATGCCTTATTTACCGTTAACACCTCTAAACAATTTAATTTTTCAATTGCTTACAAAGGCATGCGATCTTTAGGTAAGTACGAGCATATTTTATCTAGCACAGGTAACTTTAGGTTTACAACAAATTATAAAACCAAAAACAACCGATACGTTGTGCGCACGCACATTGTCATGCAAGATATTTTGAACGAAGAAAATGGGGGACTTTCAGACGAGGACCTCCTAAATTTTGAATCTGGCGTAAAAGAATTCTTAGACCGCCCCATATTTGACCCTGTATTTCAAGATGCTCAAAGTAGTTTGGAAGGCAAACGATTTTACTTGGACCACTCCTATATACTAAAGGAGCGAGATTCTCTAAATTCTAACAAAATATCCGTAGGGAATATCCTTTCCTTAGAAGATAAATATTACCACTTCACACAAGCGACGAGCAACAGCTATTTTGGAGATGCCTTTATTTCGTCCAAAGTTTCAGATAAAGTCACTCTTGAAACCTTTTATGCAGAATTTAACGCCCGCTATTCCAATAAGACTTTAGGGGCTTTTAAAGTGAATGCAGGCTATACGAACTATAATTATGGATATAACTCTGTTGTGATCCTAAACAATCAAAGAATCACCAACCGACTTTTGGGTTCTGTCGTTTCATTTGGGGGAACCTACGAAAAAACCATCGGGGCCTTTGCTTTAAAAGGTGATGTGGGTTTAAACCTTACGGGAGATTTAAAAGGAAATTCCCTAAATGTAGAAGCAGCTTACGCCTTTAATGAGGACATGGATATGCGTGCGAGCATCAATTCAAACTCTAAAGCCCCTGATTTTAACTTTCAGCTGTTTCAAAGTGACTATCTAAACTACAACTGGCAAAACAATTTTAAGAATCAAAATACAAAACAATTAGCGTTCACTCTTCACTCAAAAAAATTCGGAACCCTCCAATTAGATTACAATACGCTAGATAATTACTTGTATTTCACTAAAGACGCAGCCATAAACGGCGGCGTCAAGCCCTTTCAGTTTGATAAAACCGTAAACTATATAAGAGCGAAGTTGTCAAATGAAATAAGCTTTCGGAACTTTTCTTTAAACAATACCGTCCTATATCAAAGTGTCATGGAGGGTGAAGAGGTGTATAATGTCCCTCAAATAGTCACGCGACACTCCTTATACTATACAAACGAGTTCTTCAAAAAGGCTTTATTCCTACAAACAGGAGTCACGTTTAGTTATTTTTCTAGCTATTATATGAACCGATACGATCCATTACTTGCAGAATTCTATGTACAAAACACCACAGAAGTGGGCGATTTCCCACGGATTGACTTTTTTATCAATGCCAAAATCCGCCAAACACGCCTCTTTTTAAAGGCCGAACACCTCAATTCGTCCTTTACAGGCTATAATTTCTACTCCGCTCCTAACTATCCTTACCGAGATTTCGTAGTACGCTTCGGAATTGTGTGGAATTTCTTTCTATAA